Proteins encoded by one window of Emticicia oligotrophica DSM 17448:
- a CDS encoding HNH endonuclease codes for MSRKVLVLNADYSALSICTVPKAFLLVYLDKAELVSDSPKGMLRTVDKSYPLPSVIRLNHYVSLPFKGVMLSRQNVFRRDGNKCVYCGSHEDLTLDHVVPKSRGGKTNWDNLVAACRRCNSRKGDLTPEEAGLSLPRKPYKPSFIMFLRDFAGSIEENWLPFLGTKERA; via the coding sequence ATGAGCAGGAAAGTGTTAGTTTTAAATGCTGATTATAGTGCATTAAGTATTTGTACAGTACCAAAAGCTTTTTTATTGGTGTATCTCGATAAAGCCGAGTTAGTTTCCGATTCTCCTAAAGGTATGCTCCGCACCGTTGATAAAAGTTATCCACTCCCCTCGGTAATTAGACTCAATCACTACGTAAGTTTACCATTTAAGGGCGTAATGCTCAGTAGGCAAAATGTTTTTAGGCGTGATGGCAACAAATGTGTTTATTGCGGAAGCCACGAAGACCTCACCCTCGACCACGTAGTGCCTAAATCAAGAGGCGGAAAAACCAACTGGGATAACCTTGTAGCCGCCTGCCGTCGCTGTAACTCTCGTAAAGGCGACCTTACCCCCGAAGAAGCGGGACTCTCTCTCCCTCGCAAACCTTACAAACCATCTTTCATCATGTTTCTCCGAGATTTTGCTGGCTCAATAGAAGAGAACTGGCTGCCATTCTTGGGTACGAAAGAACGTGCGTAA
- the lysS gene encoding lysine--tRNA ligase, producing the protein MALSEQEILRRQKRQDLMAMGIDPYPAELFEVNVTAADIEKNYENNKLDYKNVSIAGRLMSFRIMGSASFAELQDSTGRIQLYFRRDDLCPDEDKTLYNTVFKKLLDIGDIIGVKGYVFTTQTGETSIHVTEFKILNKSLRPLPVVKEVDGKIFDAFSDPEQRYRQRYVDLIVNPHVKDVFVKRAKIISTMRRMFDEKGWLEVETPILQPIHGGAAARPFATHHNTLDMPLYMRIANELYLKRLIVGGFDGVYEFGKMFRNEGMDRTHNPEFTSLEFYVAYKDYEWMMGITEEIFEKVAMAVHGSTTFKLGENELNFAGPFARLSILEAIEKYTGVNLAYLSEEETRAYCRQWGMEIDDTMGKAKLIDEIFGEKVEANLIQPTFIIDYPVEMSPLTKKHRSKPGLVERFELFVNGKEVANAYSELNDPIDQRERFEEQLKLAERGDEEAMAMDEDFIRSLEYGMPPTAGIGIGIDRLTMMLTDNSSIQEVLFFPQMRPEKKQELSQEADYEAIGVPKVWVPALQKMGFVMVEQLKGANANKIFNDLGGMRKKLKIDEKMPSKEEVEAWVK; encoded by the coding sequence ATGGCACTGAGCGAACAAGAGATACTACGCCGTCAGAAAAGACAAGACCTAATGGCCATGGGCATTGACCCATATCCTGCCGAATTATTTGAGGTAAATGTAACGGCCGCTGATATTGAAAAGAACTACGAAAATAACAAACTAGACTATAAGAATGTATCCATTGCGGGCCGCTTGATGTCGTTTCGTATTATGGGTAGTGCCTCTTTTGCTGAATTACAAGATTCAACTGGCCGTATCCAATTATATTTCCGTCGTGATGACCTTTGCCCAGACGAAGATAAAACTCTTTACAACACAGTTTTCAAGAAATTGCTAGATATTGGCGATATTATTGGTGTAAAAGGCTATGTTTTCACTACACAAACTGGTGAAACTTCGATACACGTAACTGAATTTAAGATTCTGAATAAATCGCTTCGCCCACTGCCAGTAGTGAAAGAAGTAGATGGAAAAATATTCGATGCTTTCTCTGACCCAGAGCAACGCTACCGCCAACGCTACGTTGACCTAATCGTCAACCCGCATGTGAAAGATGTTTTTGTGAAAAGAGCAAAAATCATCAGCACCATGCGTAGAATGTTTGATGAAAAAGGTTGGTTAGAAGTAGAAACCCCAATCTTGCAGCCGATTCATGGTGGAGCGGCGGCACGCCCATTTGCTACGCACCACAATACGCTCGATATGCCTTTATATATGCGTATTGCCAACGAATTATACCTAAAACGACTCATTGTGGGTGGTTTTGATGGTGTTTATGAGTTCGGAAAAATGTTCCGTAATGAAGGAATGGACCGTACGCATAACCCAGAATTTACTTCGCTCGAATTCTACGTAGCTTATAAAGATTACGAGTGGATGATGGGTATTACTGAAGAAATCTTCGAAAAAGTTGCAATGGCCGTACATGGTTCAACGACTTTCAAATTGGGTGAAAATGAATTGAATTTTGCTGGTCCGTTTGCTCGTTTGAGTATTCTAGAAGCCATTGAAAAATATACAGGTGTAAACTTAGCCTATTTGAGCGAAGAAGAAACCCGTGCATACTGCCGCCAATGGGGAATGGAGATTGATGATACGATGGGTAAAGCAAAATTGATTGATGAAATTTTTGGCGAAAAGGTAGAAGCAAATCTTATTCAGCCGACGTTTATCATTGATTACCCAGTTGAGATGTCGCCACTAACGAAGAAACACCGCTCAAAACCAGGTTTGGTTGAGCGTTTTGAATTATTTGTGAATGGAAAAGAAGTAGCCAATGCCTATTCGGAGCTAAACGACCCAATCGACCAACGTGAGCGTTTTGAAGAACAACTCAAATTGGCTGAGCGTGGCGACGAAGAAGCCATGGCAATGGATGAAGATTTCATTCGCTCGCTTGAATACGGTATGCCTCCAACCGCAGGTATCGGTATTGGTATCGACCGCCTAACGATGATGCTTACCGATAATTCGAGTATTCAAGAGGTGCTTTTCTTTCCTCAAATGCGACCAGAGAAAAAACAAGAGCTTTCGCAAGAAGCTGATTACGAGGCAATTGGAGTTCCAAAAGTATGGGTTCCTGCACTTCAAAAAATGGGCTTCGTGATGGTTGAACAACTCAAAGGTGCTAATGCCAACAAAATCTTTAATGATTTAGGAGGGATGAGAAAGAAACTCAAAATCGACGAAAAAATGCCGAGCAAAGAAGAAGTTGAGGCTTGGGTGAAGTAA
- a CDS encoding PAS domain S-box protein, whose amino-acid sequence MSEALQYLSFAILVAIALISVFSLMENSYIKYRHIYINNVEDLTTHYYRYVLYFLGVGIFAPFSELYIELFSVRKESELFYNILVGLFCFGLAFLSRYSSFIRDNLHRFFAGFFVVYNSLIVYKIATTEQMEYLTLAEFTFVNMISYYVFYNFKYFYVYLFSIVAALLMLDIRGIISTRDFIIYFNSSFIAFIINYVIHYIDLSIKENLFFAYNFVNKGNLLIIGVNREGVVTFVSKNIEEKLGYNTNELIGKTWATEVVNLIGVEEKDDSKIKRIKVKNGAYKFLDWHEEVFNNDLNLKIGRDITEIKNTETQLTISNGRLNNLLSNIGDLVFVLNLDYVFTEYYQNESNEDLFLKPANFLGKKFDEIGFPADAFEAIKNAIYQTVHTNKKSSVEYSLNTIGGKQWFNVVISPLADEEGKLSEIICIARNITERKRAEIELKRTKEGLEQTSYIAQVGGWELNLQTSELYWSDSTKAIHEVPLDYTPSVEKAIMFYREDDGSRGIIKECVERVINEGGSYDVELPIITANGNEIWVKTIGHAEFEHGVCKRIYGAIQDITKQVKAKNALIQSEEKFRYISENISDVVIVFENNKVSYISPSHEKQFGYTIEEAISIAERNIYDFVHPDDHDFLKNLYQDAIQNQVSNLNYVIRFLHRNGTYIWREESVTLIYDAKGNLSMRLITAKDVSERRNAEIRNQLRQERVLLQNQILVRLSKTPLVEEGDFWNDGLQKIVEAAVEGTDVERVSMWRFDENQLSCIDLYIQSRHISTNTNVLYEKDFPKYFEAIKNQVAIVAEDAHTNKYTNELTEAYLKPHNIQSLLDLPIYAGGELIGVICWEQMYQSRQWSDEDITFARAIVDVISLSVEADKRFKAEKELKRTKELLEQTSIIAKVGGWEIDVETQSIFFSDINKVTLEAPTSFNIDIAESLKFFKEGESRSKISEAINLCFKKGISFDIEVQIITLKGNERWVRAMGQAEYQNGRCRRLYGTFQDIDEQVKLVQIITNKELQYRTLISNISSVTFRCLNDDSWTMIFISDAIEQLTGYPADDFILNNKRCYADLVHPDDRDFVNVHSNETNREYTIEYRILNKNNEVVWVNEKGRSYYDEIEKRILLDGIISNITERKHAEIALVKSYEELQQTQTQLLAIQVEQEKFVNLVKYSGAFIGMSDLKGNLIFLNEKAKQISGLGENFENVNVQRLHTEAGGHWLKEVILPEVVKNGVWHGEHDLINAKTKEVRYTDATTFLVRDPIMKKAIAFASIQIDITERKEAEAKLRENQRQLESRSQILAAIAKMTEKLLVSQNIEETLNETFYLIGESTNVDRVFFFENDLAHNRITQKVEWVRAGISSQLNNPETHDLPFSDLKTYADVLLQNKAFHKRLSQLDNPEIIRRWHVQNIKSILLLPVFIKDKFHGFIGFDDCTQERIWSEDKINILISLSTNIANAIERINNEAIIRESEGNFRQLNETLEDVFLLFDVVKQRYIYVSPSCKEVLGPPQSYFYEGGRFVDDYLMEEDKNINAIIGEQITNSNASEVEYRIKAADGGVKWIYQKSFGIRNERGELIRISGICTDITEQKLIQGQLKELSLVAEKITNGVIIVDNKGDTIWANQSFLEMMEIKADELFGRNPIELFKPKVADSIDGKELLGTNFNIESEVETFKNNKKWVEIINTVIKDDEGKIVQEIGVVIDISQRKEAENLLKESEEKFRFIAENTSDGIFVIENGEIIYTSPSFQKMFGYTFEESAEYSKGDLMNFVHPDDIKVLTNSMQHAIRNKVETFNMEYRTLHKDGHYVWREDTMTAIYQGDNVYRFISVVRDITERKKAEERLRESERKLSSVLNALDEVVWAISVPDYKLLLVSNSFEKVYGYSAREWRLNFNLWKEAIFEEDREIGEKIEIDVLSTGVGYGIYRIRDAFGGLKWLENATKMIKNEADEPLMIMGITTDITEKKLAEEALRKAQESAEEANRARAELELRALQMQMNPHFIFNALNSIQSYVMSQDTLTANLYLSKFSTLIRLFLDSSRSKFIPLAEEIRLLTLYIELEKIRFENKFDFEINVEPDVSRYIEIPTMILQPFIENAINHGLNYKATKGLLSVKFYKDKGYLICKVEDNGVGRKNAAKIQAKSSKGYKSQGMKITTERLITYNKINNANIVFSINDKIESPANSNDEVGTVIEIRFPYN is encoded by the coding sequence ATGAGCGAGGCTCTACAATATTTATCTTTTGCCATTCTTGTAGCCATAGCCTTAATATCGGTTTTTTCTCTGATGGAAAATTCCTATATTAAGTATCGGCATATCTACATCAATAATGTAGAAGATTTGACTACGCATTATTACCGATATGTACTGTATTTTTTGGGTGTAGGGATTTTTGCACCTTTTAGTGAACTCTATATTGAGCTATTCAGTGTAAGAAAGGAAAGTGAGCTTTTTTATAATATTCTTGTAGGATTATTTTGTTTCGGGTTAGCCTTTCTTAGCCGTTACTCCTCATTTATTCGCGATAATTTACACCGTTTTTTTGCAGGTTTTTTTGTTGTTTATAATTCGCTGATTGTATATAAAATCGCGACAACTGAGCAAATGGAATATCTAACATTAGCAGAGTTCACATTTGTTAATATGATTTCTTATTATGTTTTCTATAATTTCAAATACTTCTATGTATATCTGTTTTCGATTGTTGCAGCTTTATTAATGCTAGATATTAGAGGTATTATCTCTACCCGCGATTTCATCATCTATTTCAATAGCTCATTTATTGCCTTTATCATTAACTATGTGATTCACTACATAGATTTGAGTATCAAAGAAAACTTGTTCTTTGCCTATAATTTTGTTAATAAAGGTAATTTACTAATCATCGGGGTCAACCGTGAAGGCGTAGTTACTTTCGTGAGTAAGAATATTGAAGAAAAATTAGGCTATAATACCAATGAATTGATTGGAAAAACTTGGGCGACTGAGGTCGTCAATTTAATTGGTGTTGAGGAAAAGGATGATAGTAAAATTAAGCGAATTAAAGTAAAAAATGGTGCATATAAATTTTTAGACTGGCATGAAGAGGTATTTAATAATGATTTAAACCTGAAAATCGGGCGGGATATTACCGAAATTAAGAATACAGAAACCCAGCTTACTATTAGTAACGGGCGTTTAAATAACTTATTATCAAACATTGGTGATTTAGTATTCGTCTTAAATCTTGACTATGTTTTTACGGAATATTATCAGAATGAGAGCAACGAAGATCTATTTTTAAAACCGGCTAATTTTCTTGGTAAAAAATTTGATGAAATAGGCTTTCCAGCTGATGCATTTGAAGCCATTAAAAATGCTATTTATCAAACTGTTCATACAAATAAAAAATCAAGTGTAGAATATAGCTTAAACACAATCGGTGGCAAACAATGGTTTAATGTAGTCATTTCACCCTTAGCCGATGAAGAAGGGAAGCTATCGGAGATAATCTGTATCGCAAGAAATATTACTGAAAGGAAGAGGGCTGAAATTGAACTTAAAAGAACCAAAGAGGGCCTTGAACAAACCAGCTATATTGCTCAAGTAGGAGGATGGGAGTTAAACCTTCAAACATCCGAACTTTACTGGTCTGATAGCACCAAAGCCATACACGAAGTCCCCCTTGATTACACTCCCTCTGTAGAAAAAGCTATCATGTTCTACCGTGAAGATGATGGTAGCCGTGGTATAATTAAAGAATGTGTTGAACGAGTAATTAATGAGGGTGGGTCTTATGATGTTGAATTACCGATAATAACCGCAAACGGTAATGAGATTTGGGTAAAAACTATCGGCCATGCTGAATTCGAACATGGTGTTTGTAAGCGTATTTACGGTGCTATACAAGACATTACAAAGCAAGTAAAGGCTAAAAATGCACTGATTCAAAGTGAGGAAAAGTTTCGTTATATCAGCGAGAATATCTCGGATGTGGTTATTGTATTCGAGAATAATAAAGTGTCCTATATATCTCCTTCCCATGAAAAACAATTTGGCTATACTATTGAAGAGGCCATAAGTATTGCCGAGAGAAATATCTACGATTTTGTGCACCCAGATGACCATGACTTTCTGAAAAATCTGTACCAAGATGCCATTCAAAATCAAGTTTCTAATCTAAATTATGTCATACGTTTCTTGCATCGCAATGGTACCTATATATGGAGAGAAGAGTCTGTAACACTCATTTATGATGCTAAAGGCAATTTGAGCATGCGTCTTATCACGGCTAAAGATGTAAGTGAACGTCGAAATGCTGAAATTAGAAATCAATTACGCCAAGAAAGGGTTTTACTTCAAAACCAAATCTTAGTTAGGCTTTCAAAAACACCATTAGTTGAAGAAGGCGATTTTTGGAATGATGGATTGCAGAAAATTGTTGAAGCCGCAGTTGAAGGAACAGATGTCGAAAGAGTTAGTATGTGGCGTTTTGATGAAAATCAACTTTCATGTATTGACTTATACATTCAATCAAGGCACATATCAACGAATACAAATGTATTGTATGAAAAAGATTTTCCTAAGTATTTCGAAGCTATTAAAAACCAAGTAGCAATTGTAGCTGAAGATGCACATACAAACAAATATACAAATGAGCTTACCGAAGCTTATTTAAAGCCGCATAACATACAATCACTACTTGATTTGCCGATTTATGCTGGCGGTGAATTAATTGGTGTGATTTGTTGGGAGCAAATGTACCAATCAAGACAATGGTCAGACGAAGATATCACCTTTGCTCGTGCAATAGTTGATGTTATTTCTTTAAGTGTTGAAGCTGATAAACGTTTTAAAGCAGAAAAAGAACTTAAACGCACAAAGGAACTTTTAGAGCAAACAAGTATAATAGCTAAAGTAGGAGGTTGGGAAATAGATGTTGAAACGCAAAGTATATTCTTCTCTGATATTAATAAAGTAACCCTTGAAGCACCTACATCTTTTAACATAGATATTGCTGAATCTCTGAAATTCTTTAAAGAAGGAGAAAGCCGCAGTAAGATAAGTGAAGCTATTAATTTATGCTTTAAAAAAGGAATTTCGTTTGATATAGAGGTTCAAATCATTACGCTAAAAGGTAATGAACGTTGGGTGAGAGCAATGGGCCAAGCTGAATATCAAAATGGTCGATGCCGAAGACTCTACGGAACTTTCCAAGATATAGATGAGCAAGTAAAATTAGTTCAAATAATTACAAATAAAGAACTTCAATATCGTACCCTTATTTCCAATATCTCAAGTGTTACTTTTAGATGCCTAAATGATGATTCATGGACGATGATTTTCATCAGTGATGCCATCGAACAACTCACAGGGTACCCAGCAGATGATTTTATTTTGAATAATAAGCGTTGTTATGCAGACCTAGTTCATCCAGATGATAGAGATTTTGTCAATGTTCATTCTAACGAAACCAATAGAGAATATACTATTGAATACAGGATTTTGAATAAAAATAATGAAGTTGTTTGGGTTAATGAGAAGGGTAGAAGTTATTATGATGAAATAGAAAAGAGAATCTTATTAGATGGCATTATTTCTAACATAACCGAGCGTAAACATGCTGAAATTGCACTTGTAAAAAGTTATGAAGAGCTGCAACAAACTCAGACCCAACTTTTGGCAATTCAGGTAGAACAAGAAAAGTTTGTGAACTTAGTGAAATACTCAGGAGCATTCATCGGGATGTCTGATTTGAAAGGTAATCTGATATTTCTAAATGAAAAAGCTAAGCAAATATCCGGGCTAGGTGAAAACTTTGAGAATGTCAACGTGCAAAGATTACATACTGAGGCAGGTGGACACTGGCTCAAAGAAGTCATTTTGCCAGAAGTAGTAAAAAATGGGGTGTGGCATGGCGAACACGATTTGATAAATGCCAAAACTAAAGAAGTAAGATATACTGATGCCACTACATTTTTGGTTCGTGACCCTATTATGAAAAAAGCTATCGCTTTTGCTAGTATTCAGATTGATATCACAGAACGAAAAGAGGCAGAGGCTAAGCTCCGAGAAAATCAGCGACAACTCGAAAGTCGAAGTCAGATTTTGGCAGCTATTGCGAAAATGACAGAAAAGTTATTGGTAAGTCAGAATATAGAAGAAACGCTCAATGAAACCTTTTATTTAATTGGAGAATCTACAAACGTTGACCGCGTATTTTTCTTTGAAAATGATCTAGCCCATAATCGGATTACGCAAAAGGTCGAGTGGGTTCGAGCAGGTATTTCTTCACAATTAAATAACCCAGAAACACACGATTTACCCTTCTCTGATTTAAAAACCTATGCCGATGTTTTGCTTCAGAATAAAGCATTTCATAAGCGTTTAAGTCAGCTTGATAACCCAGAAATTATTAGAAGATGGCATGTACAAAATATTAAGTCGATTCTCTTACTTCCAGTTTTCATTAAAGATAAGTTTCATGGGTTTATTGGTTTTGATGATTGTACACAGGAACGAATTTGGTCAGAAGATAAAATCAATATTTTAATTTCGCTTTCAACTAATATAGCCAATGCCATTGAACGTATCAATAATGAGGCTATTATCAGAGAAAGTGAGGGCAATTTCCGTCAGCTCAACGAAACGCTAGAAGATGTTTTTTTATTGTTTGATGTAGTAAAACAAAGGTATATTTACGTAAGTCCATCCTGTAAAGAGGTACTCGGGCCACCTCAATCGTATTTCTATGAGGGAGGGAGGTTTGTGGATGACTATTTAATGGAAGAAGATAAAAATATAAATGCCATCATTGGAGAACAAATCACGAATTCTAACGCCTCAGAGGTAGAATATCGTATTAAAGCTGCTGATGGTGGAGTAAAGTGGATTTATCAGAAATCATTTGGTATCAGAAATGAACGAGGTGAGCTCATACGTATATCTGGTATTTGTACGGATATTACCGAACAAAAACTCATTCAAGGCCAGCTAAAAGAGCTTTCACTAGTAGCAGAAAAAATTACGAATGGGGTGATAATTGTAGATAATAAAGGAGATACCATTTGGGCTAACCAGAGTTTCTTAGAAATGATGGAAATCAAAGCTGATGAATTATTCGGTCGAAATCCAATAGAATTATTTAAACCAAAAGTAGCTGATAGTATTGATGGTAAAGAACTGCTTGGGACTAATTTCAATATAGAATCTGAAGTAGAAACTTTCAAAAATAATAAAAAGTGGGTAGAAATTATCAATACGGTTATCAAAGACGATGAAGGAAAGATCGTTCAAGAAATTGGAGTTGTAATTGATATTTCACAGCGTAAAGAAGCTGAGAATTTATTAAAGGAAAGTGAAGAGAAGTTTAGATTTATAGCCGAAAATACTTCCGATGGAATTTTTGTAATTGAAAACGGAGAAATTATTTATACTTCCCCTTCATTCCAGAAAATGTTTGGTTATACATTCGAGGAAAGTGCTGAGTATAGTAAGGGAGATTTGATGAATTTTGTTCACCCTGATGATATTAAAGTTCTGACAAATTCGATGCAGCATGCTATCAGAAATAAAGTTGAAACTTTCAATATGGAATATCGTACCCTGCACAAAGATGGGCACTATGTGTGGCGAGAAGATACAATGACCGCAATTTATCAAGGTGATAATGTTTATAGATTTATTAGTGTTGTACGAGATATTACAGAACGTAAAAAAGCGGAAGAACGCCTTCGGGAAAGTGAAAGAAAGTTGAGTAGCGTACTAAATGCACTCGATGAAGTTGTTTGGGCTATCAGTGTACCAGATTATAAACTTTTATTGGTTAGTAATTCTTTTGAAAAAGTTTATGGTTATTCTGCCAGAGAGTGGAGGCTCAACTTTAATCTTTGGAAAGAAGCTATCTTTGAAGAAGATAGGGAAATAGGAGAAAAAATAGAAATCGATGTGTTATCTACAGGTGTTGGTTATGGTATTTATAGAATCAGAGATGCATTCGGGGGACTGAAATGGTTAGAAAATGCCACAAAGATGATTAAAAATGAGGCTGACGAACCCCTGATGATTATGGGTATTACTACCGATATTACTGAAAAAAAATTAGCTGAAGAGGCTCTCCGAAAAGCTCAGGAGTCGGCCGAGGAAGCAAATCGTGCTAGGGCAGAACTCGAACTACGTGCTTTACAAATGCAAATGAATCCTCATTTCATATTCAATGCACTCAATTCGATTCAAAGCTATGTCATGAGCCAAGATACACTCACCGCCAATTTGTATTTATCGAAGTTTTCAACTCTTATTCGTCTATTCCTTGATTCTTCAAGAAGTAAGTTTATTCCTTTGGCAGAAGAAATTAGGCTACTCACACTCTACATTGAACTTGAAAAAATTAGATTTGAAAATAAATTTGATTTTGAAATAAATGTTGAGCCAGATGTGAGCCGTTATATAGAGATTCCTACGATGATATTGCAACCTTTCATTGAAAATGCTATCAATCACGGCCTTAATTATAAAGCCACTAAAGGTTTATTATCTGTGAAATTTTATAAAGATAAAGGATACCTCATCTGTAAAGTTGAAGATAATGGCGTTGGACGAAAAAATGCGGCAAAAATTCAGGCAAAATCAAGTAAAGGGTATAAATCACAAGGTATGAAAATTACAACCGAACGACTCATTACTTATAACAAAATTAATAACGCTAATATCGTATTTTCAATAAATGATAAAATCGAAAGTCCTGCAAACTCGAATGATGAAGTCGGAACTGTAATCGAAATCAGATTTCCTTATAATTAA